Proteins from a genomic interval of Apteryx mantelli isolate bAptMan1 chromosome 5, bAptMan1.hap1, whole genome shotgun sequence:
- the LOC136992128 gene encoding interferon-inducible GTPase 5-like — MERDSLCSSSRFTGHPLAAAAMASAEAHLEVEALPHISDGDMNEIRAAVEKGDLTAAATKAQEILANEEQIQLHIAVTGESGSGKSSFINAMRGLQDHEEGAAELGVMETTMECSPYPHPQHSHVTVWDLPGIGTPSCTPDTYLKQVHFDHYDFFIIISSSHFTQNAATLAKEIQAQGKRFYFVCSKVDQDVSNERRLYNEEGVLKAKGKQATETRSQRYDEMAVLLRIRQDCERKLARLGIRSPQVFLVCRDDFSMKYDGPRLLQTFLDDLPSEKKLSFLQCLAITSREVLRKKKEELMKYVWLKSLASCGASAVPIPSLSTAVDIAILVTSLKEYCRTFGLSEESLQKLAEQVNKPVKELTDGIKTPLDHEITKDLVIKLLTKSIGGAAKNLPFLLKSIPTFLGPIGSLVSAAMAFPTTFFLLRNFLSDAADDAERVLQKALEGTTQKSHLWS; from the coding sequence ATGGAGAGAGACAGCCTGTGCTCTTCTTCCAGGTTCACCGGGCACCCActcgctgcagctgccatggccagcgCTGAGGCACACTTGGAGGTGGAGGCTCTTCCCCATATTTCTGACGGAGACATGAATGAGATAAGGGCTGCAGTAGAGAAAGGAGACctcacagcagcagccacaaaagCACAGGAGATCCTGGCTAATGAAGAACAGATCCAGCTCCACATTGCTGTAACAGGTGAGTCAGGCTCCGGGAAATCATCTTTCATCAATGCCATGCGTGGCCTGCAGGACCATGAGGAGGGCGCAGCTGAGCTTGGAGTGATGGAGACAACGATGGAGTGCAGCCCTTATCCTCACCCACAGCACTCCCACGTGACTGTCTGGGACCTGCCTGGGATTGGGACACCCAGTTGCACACCGGACACCTACCTTAAGCAGGTGCATTTTGACCACTATgacttcttcatcatcatctcctCCAGCCACTTCACACAAAATGCTGCAACTCTTGCAAAGGAGATTCAGGCTCAGGGGAAGCGTTTCTACTTTGTGTGCTCCAAGGTGGATCAGGACGTGAGCAATGAGCGAAGACTGTACAATGAGGAGGGAGTCCTGAAGGCAAAAGGGAAGCAAGCTACTGAGACCCGGTCACAGCGGTATGATGAGATGGCAGTCCTGCTTAGGATCAGGCAGGACTGTGAAAGGAAGCTGGCACGTCTGGGCATAAGGTCCCCTCAAGTCTTTCTTGTCTGCAGGGATGATTTTAGCATGAAGTACGATGGTCCCAGACTGCTGCAAACCTTCCTGGATGATCTGCCAAGTGAGAAGAAACTCAGCTTCCTACAGTGCCTGGCCATCACTTCAAGGGAGGtcctgagaaagaaaaaggaggagctgATGAAGTATGTCTGGCTGAAAAGCCTTGCGTCGTGTGGAGCATCTGCTGTTCCCATCCCCAGTCTCTCTACTGCTGTTGACATTGCAATCCTGGTGACATCGCTGAAAGAGTACTGCCGGACCTTTGGCCTGTCTGAGGAATCCCTCCAGAAACTTGCAGAACAGGTGAACAAGCCTGTCAAGGAGCTCACAGATGGCATAAAGACCCCCCTGGACCACGAAATAACCAAGGATCTTGTAATTAAGCTGTTGACCAAAAGCATTGGGGGTGCTGCgaaaaatcttccatttttgtTGAAATCCATCCCCACTTTCTTAGGGCCTATAGGTTCTCTGGTGTCTGCAGCAATGGCTTTCCCCACCACGTTCTTTCTGTTGAGGAATTTTCTGTCTGATGCTGCTGATGATGCCGAACGTGTTCTGCAGAAGGCTTTAGAGGGGACGACTCAAAAGAGCCACTTGTGGAGCTGA